The genomic DNA ATCATATATTCTGATGCGAAAGGTCGGATTTGTGTGTCACATAAACAAGAAACAATTCCTCGTCCCCTTGTTCGAATAAACCAATGGTTCATCCTATTATCTGTTGTGATTACTTGGATTACAGGGATCAGCCTTATATTAATTCTTCCACTTCTATCCGGTGTTATGGCATTGTTGTTCAATGTAAATCCTGTCATGAAGATCGCTAAACTGTTTTTAAAAGACCCTCCAAACAAGTATGTGTTAGAAGATCGAAAACAACAACAGTTCAATCAATGGATTGCAACGATATTATTAGGGTTAGCGCTCCTCAGTGCACATTTTAATTTCCTTGCTGTCTTCTGGATAACGACCATCATGCTCGCAATGGCTACATTCATTGCTATTCTCGGCTTTTGTATCGGCTGTTACATCCGCTACAATTGGAGTCAATTCCAATATCGGAGATCTCAGAAAAATTCATTATAGTAGGAAAGAGGTTGACCAATGGTCAATCTCTTTTTTATTTTCCGTTGTACGATTTCATGTAAAATTAAGAAAACGAGTAAGAGGAGGAGAAGGATGCAGTTTGAATTCCATGAAGCTCTAGAAATCTTGAGACGCACACCTGCTGTTTTATCGTCGATGCTTGAAGGATTGCCTGATTCTTGGACCCGATGTAATGAAGGAGAAGGTACATGGGGCAGCTTTGATGTTGTCGGTCATCTAAATGATGGGGAGAGGAAGGATTGGCTTGAACGCGTTTCAATCATCCATGAACAAGGGGAAAACCTAAACTTTCGGACATTTGATCGTTTTGAGCACCTTAAACGGAACAGCAACCGGACTTTGACTGAACTCCTCGAAGAGTTCAGAGCATTACGTATGCATAACATTGAAAAACTCGAATCCCTCATTACACCTGAAACGGATCTGAAATTGAAAGGGATACACCCGGCTTTTGGAGAAGTGACCTTGCACCAGCTTCTATCCACTTGGGTTGTTCATGACTTGGATCACATCAGTCAAATTTCACGAGTAATGGCAAAACGATATCAAGAGGATGTGGGACCCTGGAAGGCGTATTTACGAATTCTATCAGAAGCTAAAAGAGACTAGTAATACATCCCGCTTTTTTCCATAAAACACCACATTTCTCACTGTTACAAAAAATTCTCTCCGAACGAATAAACATGTAAGAAAGTGTTGATTTATAAGGGTTTATCGCTGTTATTTCGGCCTCCGAAATGTAAGAATATGCAGAAAATTGTTGCAAACAAAAAATCATATACCTATAATTATATTTAAGTTAAAAATTCAGAAAAAACAAAAAAAGGGAAAAGGGGTTAGGTATCGTGTTAGAAGAAATTGTAGGTTTTCTTAATACGTATTTATGGGGTTATGTCCTTATCGCCGCATTACTTGGTTTGGGAGTGTACTTCACAGTAGCAACAAGATTCGTACAGTTCCGTTACCTTGGCGAAATGACAAGAGTACTATTTGAAAAATCAACGATTACAGATGGAAAGAGTATCTCTTCTTTCAAATCTTTCTGTATCGGAGCAGCTACACGTATCGGAACAGGTAACCTTGCAGGGGTTGCTGTAGCAATTGGACTTGGTGGTCCAGGGGCTGTATTCTGGATGTGGATCGTAGCTTTAGTAGGTGGAGCAACAAGTTTTGTAGAGAGTACACTTGCTCAGGTTTACAAAATCAAGGATAAAAAAGCATTCCGTGGAGGTCCTGCTTACTACATCGAAAAAGGCCTCGGGAAAAGATGGCTTGGAATTATTTTTGCAGTACTCATTGCTTTGACTTTCGGACTTATTTTTAACTCGGTACAAAGTAACACAATTTCAGCTGCATATGAAAACGCATTTAACATGAATGGGACTGTAGTTGGTATCGTCGTTACAGTTCTTACAGGATTGGTCATTTTCGGTGGAGTACACCGTATCGCAAATGTATCTTCTGTAGTCGTTCCGATTATGGCAGTACTTTATATCATCCTTGCGATTGTTGTACTAGTCCTGAATATTGGACAAATTCCAGCAATGTTTATGTTGATTGTGAAGAGTGCATTTGGTTTAGAACAGGCAATCGGTGGTGGAATCGGTGCCGCAATCATGAATGGTGTTAAACGTGGACTATTCTCAAACGAAGCTGGTATGGGTAGTGCACCGAACGCAGCAGCGACTGCAAGTATTTCCCACCCAGCTAAGCAAGGTTTCATCCAGACGTTAGGTGTATACCTTGATACGTTGATTGTGTGTTCTGCAACAGCCTTCATCATCTTGATGTCAGGTATTTACCAAACAGGTGATGTAGCAGGAATTCAATTACTTCAAGATTCATTAGGGGATCATGTAGGTAACGCAGCTACAATCTTCATTGCGGTAGCAATCTTCTTATTCGCTTTCAGTTCGATTATCGGAAGCTACTACTATGGTGAAACGAACATTGAATTCATCAAGGAAAGCAAACCAGCCATTTTCGTTTACCGATTAGCAACAATGGGAATGGTCATGGTCGGTGCAACGCTCCCACTTGCGTTTGTTTGGAGTCTAGCTGACTTGTTCATGGCATTAATGACCTTGATTAACTTGATTGGGATTGCCTTGCTCGGTAAAGTCGCTTTCAAAGTTCTTAAGGACTATGAAATGCAGCGTAAGGAAGGAAAAGATCCAACATTTGATCCGCAGAAGCTTGGCATTCCTAATACAGAGTGTTGGGGTGCGGATGCAGGTAAGAAGAAGGATATTGCAGGATAATCTGTATGAAGAGGCAGGCATTGAGCCTGCCTCTTTTTTGGATAAAAGACTTTTATATTAAAAACTTTAGTAAGGACCTATTA from Pseudalkalibacillus sp. SCS-8 includes the following:
- a CDS encoding DinB family protein, which produces MQFEFHEALEILRRTPAVLSSMLEGLPDSWTRCNEGEGTWGSFDVVGHLNDGERKDWLERVSIIHEQGENLNFRTFDRFEHLKRNSNRTLTELLEEFRALRMHNIEKLESLITPETDLKLKGIHPAFGEVTLHQLLSTWVVHDLDHISQISRVMAKRYQEDVGPWKAYLRILSEAKRD
- a CDS encoding sodium:alanine symporter family protein is translated as MLEEIVGFLNTYLWGYVLIAALLGLGVYFTVATRFVQFRYLGEMTRVLFEKSTITDGKSISSFKSFCIGAATRIGTGNLAGVAVAIGLGGPGAVFWMWIVALVGGATSFVESTLAQVYKIKDKKAFRGGPAYYIEKGLGKRWLGIIFAVLIALTFGLIFNSVQSNTISAAYENAFNMNGTVVGIVVTVLTGLVIFGGVHRIANVSSVVVPIMAVLYIILAIVVLVLNIGQIPAMFMLIVKSAFGLEQAIGGGIGAAIMNGVKRGLFSNEAGMGSAPNAAATASISHPAKQGFIQTLGVYLDTLIVCSATAFIILMSGIYQTGDVAGIQLLQDSLGDHVGNAATIFIAVAIFLFAFSSIIGSYYYGETNIEFIKESKPAIFVYRLATMGMVMVGATLPLAFVWSLADLFMALMTLINLIGIALLGKVAFKVLKDYEMQRKEGKDPTFDPQKLGIPNTECWGADAGKKKDIAG
- a CDS encoding DUF4395 domain-containing protein, encoding MSHKQETIPRPLVRINQWFILLSVVITWITGISLILILPLLSGVMALLFNVNPVMKIAKLFLKDPPNKYVLEDRKQQQFNQWIATILLGLALLSAHFNFLAVFWITTIMLAMATFIAILGFCIGCYIRYNWSQFQYRRSQKNSL